A part of Nitrospira sp. genomic DNA contains:
- a CDS encoding NADH-quinone oxidoreductase subunit M, with amino-acid sequence MGEYALLYILFAPFAGALALIFISNRQPLLVRSVAAGAAFVSLLASLYLFYAYDPVKGGFQFVQKYEWSKQLGISLHLGVDGIGTPLVLASSILLFAGIFVSWHVKDRAKEFYIWLLILAAATIGVFMSLDLFFLYFFYEMSVIPMYLLLGMWGSHTKKYLEMTDSEGLKLRDSVGFILNFGSNSKEYAAMKLVLFLSAFAVAALMGILLIYKYSGLNTFDILVLREQAHLMNIPVLGTTLDKIIWVLVFFGFASIAPLWPLHSWSPVGHAAAPAATSMLHAGVLMKLGHFSIIRVAFEILPETTRELMPIAAVLCMFSIVYGGLVAFYAKDTKYVIGYSSSSHMGYIFLGMAALNYISLSGAVIYMFAHAMATGMLFAMAGWVYDQTHTRDIQSLGGLSNKMPFISVCFVVGCMASIGMPGTVNFIAEIMIIVGSWEKYPLQVIVAILGIVLTLAYLFKMMRGLFYGPMNQKYSHAHDAISAVDRLPLLIMISISIGFGIFPMHLYDVVRSGVDPLVARITRVVPVAQTHEGSGVRSEVIIPGTTSTVPVVASKLLPLPSQVSRGEGE; translated from the coding sequence ATGGGAGAATACGCACTGCTCTATATCCTCTTTGCGCCGTTCGCAGGCGCCCTGGCATTGATTTTTATTTCTAATCGCCAACCTCTGCTGGTTCGAAGCGTCGCGGCGGGTGCGGCGTTTGTGTCGCTGCTTGCATCGCTCTATCTCTTTTATGCGTATGATCCGGTGAAAGGTGGGTTCCAGTTCGTCCAGAAATATGAGTGGTCGAAACAGCTTGGTATTTCACTCCACCTTGGGGTGGATGGGATTGGCACGCCTCTCGTGCTGGCCTCATCGATTTTGCTGTTTGCCGGCATCTTCGTGTCGTGGCATGTCAAGGACCGCGCGAAAGAGTTTTACATCTGGCTCCTTATCTTGGCCGCGGCCACGATCGGTGTGTTTATGTCTCTCGACCTATTCTTCCTCTATTTCTTCTACGAGATGTCCGTCATTCCGATGTATTTGTTGTTGGGGATGTGGGGAAGCCACACGAAGAAGTATTTGGAGATGACCGATTCTGAAGGTCTGAAGCTGCGGGACTCAGTTGGGTTTATCCTCAACTTTGGCTCCAACAGTAAAGAATATGCGGCGATGAAACTGGTGCTCTTTCTATCGGCGTTCGCCGTTGCCGCGCTGATGGGGATCTTACTCATCTACAAATACTCTGGCCTGAACACCTTCGACATTCTGGTGCTCCGTGAACAGGCTCATCTCATGAATATTCCGGTGCTCGGCACGACCTTGGACAAAATCATCTGGGTGTTGGTGTTTTTCGGTTTTGCCTCGATCGCTCCACTATGGCCGTTGCACTCGTGGTCTCCGGTCGGCCATGCGGCTGCGCCGGCTGCAACCAGCATGCTTCATGCGGGCGTGTTGATGAAGCTCGGGCATTTTTCCATTATTCGGGTGGCCTTCGAAATTCTCCCTGAAACGACCAGAGAACTGATGCCGATCGCCGCGGTCCTGTGCATGTTCAGCATTGTGTATGGCGGTTTGGTTGCGTTTTACGCCAAAGACACCAAATACGTGATCGGCTATTCCAGTTCCAGTCACATGGGCTATATATTCTTAGGCATGGCCGCGTTGAATTACATCAGTTTGAGTGGGGCCGTGATCTATATGTTTGCTCATGCGATGGCAACCGGCATGCTCTTCGCGATGGCTGGCTGGGTCTATGACCAAACACATACGAGGGATATCCAGTCGTTAGGTGGTCTGTCCAACAAGATGCCGTTCATCTCGGTGTGTTTTGTCGTAGGCTGTATGGCATCAATTGGGATGCCGGGCACGGTCAACTTTATTGCAGAAATCATGATCATTGTCGGAAGTTGGGAGAAATACCCGCTCCAAGTCATCGTGGCCATACTAGGGATTGTGTTGACCTTGGCCTACCTGTTCAAAATGATGCGAGGGCTTTTCTACGGTCCCATGAACCAAAAGTACAGTCATGCGCACGATGCGATCTCTGCGGTCGATCGTCTCCCTTTGTTGATCATGATCTCGATCAGTATTGGGTTCGGAATTTTCCCCATGCATTTGTATGATGTCGTTCGGTCCGGAGTCGATCCGTTAGTGGCGAGGATTACGCGCGTGGTTCCAGTTGCCCAAACCCATGAAGGGTCAGGGGTACGGAGTGAGGTGATAATCCCAGGAACAACTTCCACGGTTCCGGTCGTGGCCAGCAAGCTCCTACCGCTTCCGTCTCAGGTCTCGCGAGGAGAAGGCGAATGA
- a CDS encoding NADH-quinone oxidoreductase subunit N, with amino-acid sequence MTFSLNLAFSDLLLLLPEILLTCWLCVVLIVDFSFPRVPKERLAYLSIAGLVVTLGCLAWFDMNHVSGTLFGNMFVLDRMAIFFKIVILGATILVILASIEYVNRFTLFRGEYYCLVVMSALGMMFMVSANDLLSVFVSLEFATLGFYVLVSYLRDDLASNEGGLKFFILGVLAAGLLAYGISLVYGETGKLVFSDMASAQPTPGLIIGFLLIFTALGFKVGAVPFHSWIPDTYHGAPTPVTTFLSIAPKAAAFAILLRIFLVALGTFKPLWVVLLVAVSILSMTYANIVAIAQRNIKRLLAYSGIAQVGNVLIGLAAGTKMGNDAILFYLLAYLFANIGAFAVVIAVSQAIGTDEIEDYRGLGRRSPFLAFAMLLFLLSLAGVPPLAGFIGKLYIFVAAIKEGLYTLIAVGLINIVISMYYYLIVVKQMYINEPIDPSPIAISGPMKTVIYVGLAGTLVIGIYPQPFTDWVVSATLMFANFVGPSVTIIPPGASLGG; translated from the coding sequence ATGACGTTCTCGCTGAATTTGGCCTTCTCTGATCTTCTACTGTTATTGCCGGAGATCTTGTTAACCTGCTGGCTCTGCGTGGTTCTCATCGTTGATTTTTCCTTTCCGCGTGTACCTAAAGAGCGACTGGCCTATCTCAGTATCGCAGGTCTTGTCGTGACGCTTGGCTGTTTGGCATGGTTTGACATGAATCATGTTTCCGGCACGCTTTTCGGCAACATGTTTGTGCTGGATCGCATGGCGATCTTTTTCAAAATCGTTATCCTCGGAGCCACGATACTCGTCATCCTGGCGTCGATTGAGTACGTCAATCGCTTCACGCTTTTCCGGGGGGAATATTATTGCCTCGTCGTCATGTCGGCACTGGGCATGATGTTCATGGTGTCCGCCAATGATCTGCTGTCCGTCTTCGTCAGCCTGGAGTTTGCAACGCTTGGGTTCTACGTTCTGGTCTCGTATCTACGTGATGATTTGGCTTCGAACGAAGGAGGGCTCAAGTTTTTTATCCTAGGCGTCCTTGCCGCTGGCTTACTCGCCTACGGGATCAGCCTTGTCTACGGTGAAACCGGCAAGCTCGTGTTTTCGGACATGGCATCTGCCCAGCCAACGCCAGGCTTGATCATTGGGTTTCTGCTGATCTTTACTGCCCTGGGATTTAAGGTCGGTGCCGTTCCATTCCACTCGTGGATTCCCGATACCTACCATGGAGCTCCGACTCCCGTCACAACATTTTTGTCGATTGCTCCAAAGGCCGCAGCCTTTGCGATCTTGCTCCGCATTTTCCTGGTCGCCTTGGGAACATTTAAGCCGTTATGGGTGGTTCTCTTAGTGGCTGTGTCCATCCTCTCGATGACCTATGCCAATATTGTGGCAATTGCTCAACGTAATATTAAGCGACTGCTGGCGTATTCAGGTATCGCCCAAGTAGGGAATGTACTGATCGGTCTTGCAGCAGGCACCAAAATGGGAAACGATGCCATTTTGTTTTATCTTCTCGCGTACCTGTTTGCGAATATCGGGGCCTTTGCCGTCGTGATTGCGGTCAGCCAAGCGATTGGAACAGATGAGATTGAGGATTACCGAGGCCTCGGTAGACGGTCGCCGTTTCTGGCGTTCGCGATGTTGCTATTTCTCCTGTCCCTCGCCGGGGTGCCACCTCTCGCCGGGTTTATCGGCAAGCTCTATATTTTCGTGGCGGCTATCAAAGAAGGCCTCTATACATTGATCGCGGTCGGTCTGATCAATATCGTGATCTCCATGTACTATTACCTCATCGTCGTGAAACAGATGTATATCAATGAGCCGATCGATCCTTCTCCGATCGCGATTTCTGGTCCGATGAAGACGGTGATCTATGTCGGGCTAGCCGGAACGTTGGTGATCGGCATTTACCCGCAACCCTTCACCGACTGGGTCGTCTCCGCGACTCTTATGTTTGCCAATTTTGTCGGTCCTTCTGTGACGATCATTCCTCCTGGCGCTTCGCTGGGCGGGTAG
- a CDS encoding response regulator: MTAAKPILLAEDNPRDAELALAAMEAEHISEKVVLCHDGAEVLDYLYCRGQFKSRLKGNPAVVFLDLKMPKVNGLEVLRTIKADVNLRPIPVVMLTSSREERDLAESYALGANAYVVKPVEFHKFLSAVKELGTFWGVINEPPPENCRSTH, from the coding sequence ATGACTGCGGCCAAGCCGATTCTACTTGCCGAGGATAACCCGAGAGACGCCGAACTGGCCTTGGCTGCCATGGAGGCAGAGCATATCTCCGAGAAAGTCGTGCTGTGCCATGACGGCGCTGAAGTGTTGGACTACTTATATTGTCGCGGACAATTCAAGTCACGACTGAAAGGGAATCCAGCTGTTGTATTCCTTGACCTCAAAATGCCAAAAGTGAACGGCCTGGAGGTCTTGCGTACCATCAAGGCGGACGTCAATCTTCGTCCGATTCCTGTTGTGATGCTCACATCGTCGCGAGAAGAACGTGACCTAGCCGAGAGCTATGCCTTGGGGGCCAACGCCTACGTCGTCAAACCTGTGGAGTTTCACAAGTTCTTGTCCGCGGTCAAAGAGCTAGGAACTTTCTGGGGTGTCATTAATGAACCCCCTCCTGAAAATTGCCGTTCCACCCACTGA
- a CDS encoding response regulator, which yields MNPLLKIAVPPTDLTMTTALRILHLEANPQDGDRIEALLCEGGLSCALRRVETHRAFTSALNDGQVDLILAAFSIHGFDEGGALAVAQQAAPDVPFIFISAADAETRCIEHMHRGATDCISKEGLGRLVPSVRRVLREREARAARTQAEDALGQSEMQLRQLQKLEAVGRLTGGLAHDFNNLLMVIMGQSQVLLSEMGLDHPLRHRVEEMQKAGERARVLIRQLLSFSRKQLSGSKVLSLNTMLSNCESMLRRLIGADIQLMLRLSVDDLRIKADPIFVEQILMNLVVNARDAMPTGGKLMIETTSVDLDYAPKYHANPIGQGEYVKISVSDTGCGMSPEVQTQIFKPFFTTKEEGKGTGLGLSTVFGIVTESGGGLDVISEIGEGTRFEVYLPRAISEIEVPAEENVPVQSLEGHETILLVEDEEEVRVLIRDELRKFGYRIVEARNGIEACLVATPHIGKLNLLLTDIVMPRMSGTELARHLRVIKPELKLLFISGYTDDVGIGAGDPASAFLQKPFTPEALASSVRELLDMKLTTRTRGDQQPEASEQSQSVTRS from the coding sequence ATGAACCCCCTCCTGAAAATTGCCGTTCCACCCACTGACCTTACCATGACGACTGCGCTGAGAATCCTGCATCTAGAGGCGAACCCACAGGATGGAGATCGCATCGAGGCCCTGTTGTGTGAGGGAGGGCTGTCGTGTGCGCTGCGACGGGTAGAAACTCACCGCGCCTTTACTTCCGCTCTGAACGATGGCCAGGTGGACCTCATCTTGGCTGCGTTCTCCATTCATGGGTTTGATGAGGGAGGTGCTCTAGCGGTGGCTCAGCAGGCAGCTCCTGACGTGCCGTTTATCTTCATCTCGGCAGCAGATGCTGAGACGCGGTGTATCGAGCACATGCATCGTGGTGCGACGGATTGCATTTCCAAAGAAGGATTAGGTCGACTGGTCCCATCGGTGCGCCGTGTCCTGCGTGAGCGAGAAGCACGAGCGGCACGAACGCAAGCAGAGGATGCACTGGGACAAAGCGAGATGCAACTTCGTCAGCTCCAGAAACTCGAGGCCGTCGGCCGTTTGACGGGAGGTCTGGCACATGATTTCAACAACTTACTGATGGTTATCATGGGACAGAGTCAGGTGCTGCTCAGTGAAATGGGTTTGGATCACCCGCTGAGGCATAGGGTGGAAGAAATGCAGAAGGCGGGTGAGCGCGCGAGGGTGCTCATCCGGCAGTTGCTCAGCTTCAGCAGAAAGCAACTTTCCGGATCGAAAGTTCTGAGCTTGAACACCATGCTCAGTAACTGTGAGAGCATGCTTCGGAGGTTGATAGGAGCGGATATTCAACTGATGTTGAGGTTGAGTGTAGACGATCTCCGAATCAAGGCTGATCCTATTTTTGTCGAGCAGATTCTGATGAATCTGGTCGTCAACGCACGAGATGCGATGCCGACCGGCGGGAAGCTGATGATTGAGACTACATCGGTCGATCTCGACTACGCGCCGAAGTATCACGCCAATCCGATCGGACAAGGAGAGTATGTAAAGATATCGGTGTCTGACACAGGCTGCGGAATGTCTCCTGAGGTACAGACGCAGATCTTCAAGCCGTTTTTCACGACCAAGGAAGAAGGAAAAGGAACCGGACTTGGGCTATCGACCGTGTTCGGCATCGTGACCGAGAGTGGCGGAGGGTTGGATGTGATCAGCGAGATAGGAGAGGGGACGCGTTTTGAGGTCTACCTCCCGCGTGCGATTAGCGAGATTGAGGTGCCAGCAGAGGAGAACGTACCGGTGCAGTCGCTCGAGGGCCATGAAACCATTCTCCTTGTTGAGGATGAGGAGGAGGTTCGTGTACTGATCCGAGATGAGCTTCGGAAGTTCGGCTATCGCATCGTCGAAGCAAGAAACGGTATAGAGGCGTGTCTGGTGGCCACGCCGCATATTGGGAAGCTCAACCTATTGCTTACGGATATCGTGATGCCGAGGATGAGTGGGACTGAACTGGCGAGGCATCTTCGCGTGATTAAACCGGAATTGAAGCTGCTCTTCATATCGGGGTATACGGATGATGTTGGTATCGGGGCCGGCGACCCGGCGAGTGCCTTTCTACAGAAGCCGTTTACACCGGAAGCATTGGCAAGTTCCGTACGTGAGTTGTTGGATATGAAGCTGACAACGCGGACAAGGGGCGATCAGCAGCCTGAGGCGAGTGAACAGTCCCAGAGCGTCACTCGCTCCTGA